In the genome of Mucilaginibacter terrenus, one region contains:
- a CDS encoding toll/interleukin-1 receptor domain-containing protein, whose product MPDLRDIFLCHAWDDRQGAAKELHDLLESLGVRVWFSEKDVGLGVPLLRAIDKGLANSKVGIVLVTPALLRRLPKEGIADKELSALLATERLVPVVHQTTYEALREISPLLASRSGLSTAEETMEEVAGKLAELVIVESCSE is encoded by the coding sequence ATGCCTGATCTTCGCGATATATTCTTGTGTCATGCATGGGACGACAGACAAGGTGCCGCTAAAGAGCTTCACGATTTACTCGAATCTTTAGGGGTAAGAGTTTGGTTTAGCGAGAAAGACGTAGGTCTTGGTGTTCCTTTGCTTCGTGCGATCGATAAAGGTTTGGCTAATTCTAAAGTAGGTATTGTGCTAGTTACCCCAGCGCTATTACGCCGCCTTCCCAAAGAGGGCATTGCCGACAAAGAACTTTCTGCGCTTCTTGCGACCGAACGACTTGTTCCCGTTGTCCATCAAACTACCTATGAGGCTCTACGCGAGATCAGCCCTCTACTTGCTTCGCGATCCGGTCTAAGTACTGCTGAGGAAACGATGGAGGAAGTTGCAGGGAAATTAGCGGAATTAGTAATTGTTGAAAGTTGTTCTGAATAA